A single Eubalaena glacialis isolate mEubGla1 chromosome 18, mEubGla1.1.hap2.+ XY, whole genome shotgun sequence DNA region contains:
- the LOC133077762 gene encoding putative zinc finger protein 826 translates to MRQSILERNLTNVMSVAELLPNFHALLGIRKCMLGRNHTNVMCAARLLLNFHNFGVMREFILVRNHTNVTCVARDLPNVQALWHIREFIQEKNLINVKTVIRTHTGEKPYKCNECGKAFTMRSYLTQHKTIHTGEKPYKCNQCGKAYTQFYDTRDTYQRTPGVYPKPMLGTSMGPLRRIHFSVLLSSFGDFS, encoded by the exons ATGAGACAatccatactggagagaaaccttacaaatgtaatgagtgtggcaGAGCTTTTACCCAATTTTCACGCCTTACTAGGCATCAGAAAATGCATGCTGGGGAGAAACCACACAAATGTAATGTGTGCAGCAAGGCTTTTATTGAACTTTCACAACTTTGGGGTCatgagagaattcatactggtgagaaaccaCACAAATGTAACGTGTGTGGCAAGGGATTTACCCAACGTTCAAGCCTTATGgcacatcagagaattcatacaggaGAAAAATCTTATAAATGTAAAGACTGTGATAAG aactcacactggagagaaaccttacaaatgtaacGAGTGTGGCAAAGCTTTTACAATGCGTTCATATCTTACTCAACATAAAACaatccacactggagagaaaccttacaaatgtaatcAGTGTGGCAAAGCTTATACCCAATTT TATGATACCAGAGACACCTATCAGAGGACACCTGGAGTCTACCCCAAACCGATGCTTGGTACCAGCATGGGTCCTTTGAGACGCATCCACTTCTCGGTACTCCTCAGCAGCTTTGGTGATTTCTCCTGA